A genome region from Actinomycetota bacterium includes the following:
- a CDS encoding DUF4352 domain-containing protein has translation MRNKVALLAGISILAIAALIAGCASSDGASVKSFQVKDEVAVGKSVWKVLAVEHMKVTPSGSKATGQFVFVQAQLKNTSNDAVNLTGVELEIVSGENKIYNFDAQENNTFLTSMGKDGLMGGRVEPGETVTGWVAFDVEEAAKDLKLRVRDPDVTSSKSALVSLGF, from the coding sequence CCATCCTTGCCATAGCCGCGTTGATCGCAGGTTGCGCCAGTTCGGACGGCGCCAGCGTTAAAAGTTTCCAAGTAAAAGACGAGGTCGCCGTAGGTAAATCAGTTTGGAAAGTCCTGGCGGTCGAGCACATGAAGGTAACGCCGTCGGGCTCCAAGGCCACTGGACAATTTGTTTTCGTCCAGGCGCAGCTTAAGAACACTAGTAACGACGCTGTTAATTTGACGGGCGTCGAACTGGAGATCGTCAGCGGCGAAAACAAGATATACAATTTCGACGCGCAGGAGAACAACACCTTTCTGACTTCGATGGGTAAGGACGGGCTGATGGGCGGACGCGTGGAGCCTGGAGAAACGGTCACAGGTTGGGTCGCGTTTGATGTCGAGGAAGCGGCGAAAGACCTTAAATTACGGGTTCGCGACCCGGATGTAACTTCAAGTAAAAGCGCCTTGGTCTCTTTAGGGTTCTAA
- a CDS encoding DUF4352 domain-containing protein, producing MKKYKVFGIAAISVLVLLVGAVACGGGGGGGTKTYNLKEDAPVGKGVWKILSAEKSMELNRTDAAGKFKAEGQFVLLQVSLKNNSGEAANLTGEEIEIMDGNRNSYTFDSKNNNIYLAAIGKESLTKNPVPAGQTGTGYLIYDISKDAKDLKAKVKDVSITGRTFAYVDLNM from the coding sequence GTGAAGAAATACAAGGTGTTCGGTATAGCGGCGATTAGTGTCTTAGTGCTGCTTGTTGGCGCGGTCGCATGCGGCGGCGGAGGCGGCGGCGGAACAAAAACCTACAATCTGAAAGAGGACGCGCCTGTTGGCAAGGGCGTCTGGAAAATACTGAGCGCCGAGAAGTCGATGGAACTAAACAGGACCGACGCGGCCGGCAAATTTAAAGCTGAAGGGCAGTTCGTTCTGCTGCAGGTCAGCCTGAAGAACAATAGCGGAGAAGCCGCCAACCTGACCGGCGAGGAAATCGAGATAATGGACGGCAATCGCAATTCCTACACCTTCGACTCGAAGAACAATAACATATATCTCGCCGCGATCGGGAAAGAGAGCCTGACAAAGAATCCTGTGCCGGCCGGGCAAACGGGAACCGGTTATCTGATCTACGACATTAGCAAGGACGCGAAAGACCTGAAGGCGAAGGTTAAGGACGTCAGCATAACCGGACGGACGTTCGCTTATGTCGATTTGAATATGTAA
- a CDS encoding methyltransferase domain-containing protein, with product MPYEDLHEIRKMTRRGYQESIREEEARAASIRESEGDALQALLGAAAELGYGPDEIALLPEGIDVLDGCGNPLAVSDIKPGSAVMVAGCRTGADCFIAGMSAGKKGLVVGIEEAPEDVTKARGAARSFKSGTVEIRPGECENLPAADKSFDVVITNCAVTFSYDKARVLKELGRVLKSGGRLILCEPAITKEAAASKKRAAVAAAEFLENAFKKEDIRKAIKKAGFKKISIVDETAMPAARILRDKRVQAALVSGEMSQEAAADLASTIVSVKIIATRP from the coding sequence TTGCCATACGAAGACCTTCATGAGATAAGAAAAATGACCCGCCGCGGCTACCAGGAGTCTATCCGCGAAGAAGAAGCGCGGGCCGCGTCTATTAGAGAGAGCGAGGGCGACGCCCTCCAAGCGTTATTGGGGGCGGCGGCCGAGCTAGGATACGGACCCGATGAAATAGCTCTGTTGCCGGAAGGCATAGATGTTTTAGACGGCTGCGGGAATCCGTTGGCTGTTTCGGACATAAAACCGGGTTCGGCGGTGATGGTGGCCGGCTGCCGGACCGGCGCCGATTGTTTCATCGCCGGTATGTCGGCGGGGAAGAAAGGGCTTGTCGTCGGCATCGAGGAGGCGCCCGAAGACGTCACCAAAGCCAGGGGGGCGGCGCGATCTTTCAAATCTGGAACCGTGGAGATAAGGCCGGGAGAATGCGAGAATCTACCGGCGGCGGATAAATCGTTCGACGTTGTCATTACCAATTGCGCGGTTACTTTTTCTTACGATAAGGCTCGAGTGCTTAAGGAACTCGGCCGGGTATTGAAATCAGGCGGTCGTCTAATTCTATGCGAACCGGCGATTACGAAGGAAGCCGCCGCGTCGAAGAAGCGGGCTGCCGTAGCCGCGGCGGAATTCCTGGAGAACGCGTTCAAAAAAGAAGACATCAGGAAGGCGATAAAAAAGGCCGGTTTTAAGAAAATCTCGATTGTTGACGAGACGGCGATGCCGGCGGCGCGTATTCTAAGAGACAAACGAGTTCAAGCAGCCTTGGTTTCCGGCGAAATGAGCCAGGAGGCCGCTGCCGATTTGGCTTCAACGATAGTAAGCGTTAAGATAATAGCTACCCGACCATAA